In a genomic window of Phragmites australis chromosome 14, lpPhrAust1.1, whole genome shotgun sequence:
- the LOC133890988 gene encoding mavicyanin-like — protein MEMRLMLALLLIAVVASQLPSAAVAANYTVGDDKGWNPDVDYTAWVKKHKPFYKGDWLLFEYQNGRSDVVQVDEVGYDKCDKANALSSYSKGHSYAFQLKEAKDYYFICSYGYCYSGMKLHLTAKSSSSKSSPDSSSSSSTSKSKSNAAPPSLLAATPYAAAAGVAALLLHRMF, from the exons ATGGAGATGCGGCTGATGCTGGCCCTCCTTCTCATCGCCGTGGTGGCGTCGCAGCTGCcgtcggcggcggtggcggccaaCTACACGGTGGGCGACGACAAGGGGTGGAACCCGGACGTGGACTACACCGCCTGGGTCAAGAAGCACAAGCCCTTCTACAAGGGCGACTGGCTGC TGTTCGAGTACCAGAACGGCCGCTCCGACGTGGTGCAGGTGGACGAGGTCGGGTACGACAAGTGCGACAAGGCCAACGCGCTGAGCAGCTACAGCAAGGGCCACAGCTACGCCTTCCAGCTCAAGGAGGCCAAGGACTACTACTTCATCTGCAGCTACGGATACTGCTACTCCGGCATGAAGCTTCACCTCACCGCAAAGAGCAGCAGCTCCAAGTCCTCAcccgactcctcctcctcctcctcgacgtccAAGTCCAAATCCAACGCCGCGCCGCCGTCCCTCCTCGCCGCCACTCCCTACGCTGCAGCTGCCGGCGTTGCTGCCCTGCTTCTCCACAGGATGTTCTGA
- the LOC133891157 gene encoding flavin-containing monooxygenase FMO GS-OX-like 8, with protein sequence MLKDFGKIMLGIRYCTLTRQAWLLNNRIVVIMTLAGVSWSTDPRSPQSEAGSKHSCDMARDLPLRSKNVCVIGAGMAGLAASRELRREGHAVTVMEQRGDVGGQWLYDPRTDDADPLGAVAPVKVHNSMYASVRLLSPREAMGFSDFQFLPRRGRDARRYPGHGEVFCYLKDFCHAFGLMDAVRLNTSVVRVSMALPPPPPREGSGGGLDVRWNVRSVRVEPDSGKEVAVEEVFDAVVVANGHYSQPRLPSINGMEQWRRRQLHSHSYRVPEPFRDEVVVMVGCGDSGLDIALDLCGVAKEVHLTAKSVEAAMTPALSKMLANHADLHLNPQVDRLCEDGRVVFADGSCVVADTVIYCTGYSYSLIRKSTEIYEFVYKYTDLPRMEEWKRELIRSSVKNMIHDRETFRDRDDHSEILREGLQRWYGSAAVQEQEAAAADDDDDAAQLHMPLLAPSQL encoded by the exons ATGCTTAAAGACTTTGGAAAGATTATGCTTGGGATTAGATACTGCACGCTCACGAGGCAAGCGTGGTTACTGAACAATCGTATAGTTGTGATAATGACACTGGCCGGCGTTTCATGGAGTACCGATCCCAGATCGCCTCAGTCTGAAGCCGGCTCCAAACATTCATGCGACATGGCTCGCGACTTGCCGCTCCGGTCGAAGAATGTCTGCGTCATCGGCGCGGGCATGGCCGGCCTGGCAGCGTCGCGCGAGCTGCGGCGCGAGGGCCACGCCGTGACGGTCATGGAGCAGCGCGGCGACGTCGGCGGGCAGTGGCTGTACGACCCGCGGACCGACGACGCCGACCCGCTCGGCGCGGTGGCGCCGGTGAAGGTGCACAACAGCATGTACGCGTCCGTGCGGCTGCTCAGCCCGCGCGAGGCCATGGGCTTCTCCGATTTCCAGTTCCTGCCCAGGCGCGGCCGCGACGCGCGCCGCTACCCCGGACACGGCGAGGTGTTCTGCTACCTCAAGGACTTCTGCCACGCGTTCGGGCTCATGGACGCGGTCAGGCTCAACACCAGTGTCGTGCGCGTCTCCAtggcgctgccgccgccgccgccgcgtgaAGGTAGCGGCGGTGGCCTGGACGTGAGATGGAATGTGAGATCTGTGCGCGTAGAGCCGGACAGCGGCAAGGAGGTGGCCGTGGAGGAGGTGTTCGACGCCGTCGTCGTGGCCAACGGCCATTACTCGCAGCCAAGATTGCCAAGCATCAACG GAATGGAGCAATGGAGGAGGCGGCAGCTGCACAGCCACTCGTACCGGGTGCCGGAACCGTTCCGCGACGAG GTTGTGGTGATGGTTGGCTGCGGGGACAGCGGCTTGGACATCGCGCTGGACCTCTGCGGCGTTGCCAAGGAGGTGCACCTCACGGCCAAGTCCGTGGAGGCGGCCATGACGCCGGCCCTATCCAAGATGCTGGCCAACCACGCCGACCTGCACCTGAACCCGCAGGTGGACCGCCTGTGCGAGGACGGGCGGGTGGTCTTCGCCGACGGCTCCTGCGTCGTCGCCGACACCGTCATCTACTGCACTGGGTACAGCTACTCGTTGATCAGGAAATCTACG GAAATCTACGAGTTCGTGTACAAGTACACGGACCTCCCGCGCATGGAGGAGTGGAAGAGAGAGCTCATCAGGTCCTCCGTCAAGAACATGATCCATGACCGCGAGACCTTCCGCGACCGCGATGACCACAGTGAGATCCTCCGCGAGGGGCTGCAGAGATGGTACGGCTCAGCTGCCGTTCAAGAGcaagaagctgctgctgctgatgatgatgatgatgcagcacAATTGCACATGCCATTGCTAGCTCCCTCCCAACTCTGA